GGGTAGTTTATCTCTAAATCGTACATAGACTGGGTTGCTGCAGCATCGATAGCGGGAATAAAAAAGCGGGTTACTCCTGCGTCGATGGCGCGTTGTATCATTTCGTTACGATCCTGATCAAATTCTTCAGAATATAAATGCGTATGTGTATCGGTAATAATGGGTGTTGAATTCAAGGCTGTAATTTTAAGTGGTCAAAATTACGACAATATTAAAAGAATAGCAATTACTTGCAAAGATGGGACACGGATGCACACGGATTTTTTCTGATTGTTACTTAAAAACGAAAACCTTTGTCAAGGTTTTGAAACTTTGATAAAGGTCTGCGTAATGAAATTTGGATTTTAACCCTCCCTAATCCAGCTGATGCAATAGTTCCTCTACCTGATCGTAATCTTCGTAATCTTCAGATATGGTTTCCAGTATTTTTTTAGATCCTTCGTAATCTTTTTGTTTTAATTTGGACAGTGCCAGATACCAAATTGCTTTTTCTTTATACACAGATGTTCCTTCTTTTAGTTTATTAAAGACAGCTTCTGCTTTTAAATAATGACTTTCTTCTAATAACGAAACGCCGTAGAAAAACTGTATTTCGGCTGTGTTTTGTTTTTGAAGCACTTTTTCAAAAAGCGGAATTGCAGTATTATATCTTTTTCTGTTATAGGCCGTTTCAGCTTCTTTCAAAGTTTCATCGATCGTTCCTCTTTCTGTAAAAGACGCTTGTTCAGGATTATTATAATCGGCAAAAACCGGATTTTGATTGTAATTAAAAAAGAACAGTCCAAACAGGACCGCAACCGACGCCGCAACGGCCAGATACCATGGTTTTAAGCCTATTACTTTTACTTTTTCTCCAAAATGCTTCT
This portion of the Flavobacterium gelatinilyticum genome encodes:
- a CDS encoding tetratricopeptide repeat protein, which encodes MNEERYILFDQYLQDELNADAKTDFEKQLSQDAEFASQFETFKNVQVQLNTKFGIEQERQAFKENLTQISEKHFGEKVKVIGLKPWYLAVAASVAVLFGLFFFNYNQNPVFADYNNPEQASFTERGTIDETLKEAETAYNRKRYNTAIPLFEKVLQKQNTAEIQFFYGVSLLEESHYLKAEAVFNKLKEGTSVYKEKAIWYLALSKLKQKDYEGSKKILETISEDYEDYDQVEELLHQLD